In one Rhopalosiphum padi isolate XX-2018 chromosome 3, ASM2088224v1, whole genome shotgun sequence genomic region, the following are encoded:
- the LOC132926020 gene encoding uncharacterized protein LOC132926020, whose product MAYQDTHSQTKKVIFHVYNYFKTLAGDKGKPEISNFFRQTREMTAEACGVSLACVKRVCAEGKKLSVGENQLAAEPSSFKSPRKTYKRAKPMTNLDDFDNEVVRRTVHSFYDNGQYPTSAKILGALHEKINYSGSQWSVRHILRSLNFKYKKCNDGRKFLMERNDIVCSRVKFLRKMNEFRRNNDTRPIVYLDETWVNQNHTRGHIWQNSDNTEGLKVPIGKGGRLIVCHAGSPSFGFVKNSKLVFRCKSGSQADYHSQMNATVFQKWFIDMLGNLEEPCIIVMDNATYHSTLTEEYPKANTRKADVQKWLQDKSVDFSPVETLSELREKVKLTMPKEKKYKLDEIALQMGHEVVRLPPYHCQYNPIELIWAQVKGKVAEKNNTFKMADIEVLVNSALDAVTTEDWAKCGDHCDKIQEDDLVKEGLRDEILEPIIMTINPDDSSTDEDDDEDDMIN is encoded by the coding sequence atggcaTATCAAGACACACATTCTCAAACGAAGAaagttatttttcatgtttataattatttcaaaacattgGCTGGTGACAAAGGTAAGCcagaaattagtaatttttttcgtcAAACTCGTGAAATGACTGCTGAAGCGTGTGGCGTAAGTCTTGCTTGTGTTAAACGAGTTTGTGCTGAAGGGAAAAAATTATCTGTGGGTGAAAATCAACTAGCTGCCGAACCTTCTTCATTTAAGTCTCCAAGGAAAACTTATAAACGTGCCAAACCTATGACCAACTTGGACGATTTTGACAATGAAGTTGTCAGAAGAACAGTTCATAGTTTTTATGATAATGGTCAGTATCCAACTAGTGCAAAAATATTGGGAGCGTtgcatgaaaaaattaattattcgggTTCACAATGGTCCGTGCGACATATTTTGCGtagtttgaatttcaaatacaaaaaatgtaatgatgggCGTAAATTTCTAATGGAAAGAAATGATATTGTTTGTTCTCGGGTTAAGTTTTTGAGAAAAATGAACGAGTTTAGACGTAATAACGATACAAGGCCAATTGTTTACTTAGACGAAACATGGGTAAACCAAAATCATACGCGAGGACACATATGGCAAAACTCCGACAACACCGAAGgattaaaagtacctattggTAAGGGCGGTCGGCTTATTGTGTGTCATGCTGGGTCACCTTCATTTGGTTTtgtcaaaaattcaaaactggTTTTTCGTTGCAAGTCGGGATCGCAGGCTGACTATCATTCTCAAATGAACGCCACCGTTTTTCAAAAATGGTTTATAGATATGTTGGGCAATTTAGAAGAACCTTGTATAATTGTAATGGACAATGCCACATACCATTCTACCTTAACAGAAGAATATCCTAAGGCAAATACTCGAAAGGCAGATGTACAAAAATGGTTACAAGACAAATCTGTAGACTTTTCTCCAGTAGAGACATTAAGCGAACTACGGGAAAAAGTCAAATTGACGAtgccaaaagaaaaaaaatataaattggacgAAATTGCACTACAAATGGGCCATGAAGTGGTAAGACTTCCTCCTTACCACTGCCAATATAACCCAATCGAATTAATCTGGGCGCAAGTTAAGGGTAAAGTCGCGGAAAAAAATAACACCTTCAAAATGGCAGATATAGAAGTGTTAGTAAATAGTGCTTTAGATGCAGTCACAACAGAAGATTGGGCAAAATGTGGCGATCACTGCGATAAAATTCAAGAAGACGATTTGGTAAAAGAAGGATTAAGAGATGAAATTTTGGAGCCtattataatgacaattaaTCCCGACGACAGTTCTACTGACGAAGACGATGATGAAGAcgatatgattaattaa